The Aureispira anguillae genome contains a region encoding:
- a CDS encoding Tn3 family transposase, producing the protein MLHNVADLTTALNQLTREKETVTPEFVRHLSPYVTKHIKRFGLYVLDLDDLPKPIESKKFNVVC; encoded by the coding sequence ATGCTTCACAACGTTGCAGATCTAACAACCGCTCTTAATCAACTTACTAGAGAAAAAGAAACCGTCACTCCAGAGTTTGTCAGACACCTTAGTCCTTATGTCACCAAGCATATTAAACGATTTGGATTATATGTACTTGATTTAGATGATTTACCAAAACCTATAGAGTCTAAAAAATTCAACGTCGTATGCTAA
- a CDS encoding transposase, whose amino-acid sequence MHHWNLQKEALFHETSNFRVSLYKILLFDTIFYGIKSGQLNLKYSYRYKAYNEYLIEETNWKNNQDVLLQKAGLSHLKNWNGVSNILKPRLSEHFVRTNQVILEGKNPHFILNKNGKFHVKTPKIEKEEIKNALAIFPNEKIIPISEILATVNQITGYLDAFEHYHPHYRKQRPDENVFFAGIMAYGCNLGVETMAKVAHSLAALELENTVNWYFDLENIQKATDKINNFMDSLDLANQFKKQKDKLLTSSDGQKIEMASEQTIDAAYSYKHTGKSKGVTAYSFIDERFIPFYSTIISTAEREGIYVIDGLSHNEVIRSTTHSTDTHGYTEAVFALKDLLGFGFAPRIAKLYKQNIYAFEKNEQYSNKGFPILPDGYINIELIEENWDAILRLLVSIKLKYCTASQIFKRLNSYSRQHPVYKGLKEYGKVTKTIFILRYIDSLELRQAIQKQLNIIELSNRLSSAITVANAGEMIFLNHRDQLIADACKNLIKSAITCWNYLYLPRYIQKLKTESEKQKFITALKQRTVITWRHIYFNGLYDFSDEKLEDSFSVITLSKL is encoded by the coding sequence ATGCACCACTGGAATTTGCAAAAAGAAGCCTTATTTCATGAAACTAGCAATTTTCGAGTTTCTCTGTATAAAATCTTACTATTTGATACGATATTCTATGGTATCAAAAGTGGACAATTAAATCTAAAATATTCGTATCGCTACAAGGCGTACAATGAGTATTTAATTGAAGAGACAAATTGGAAGAACAATCAAGACGTTTTACTACAAAAAGCAGGATTAAGCCATTTAAAAAACTGGAATGGCGTTTCTAATATCCTAAAACCTCGACTTAGTGAACATTTTGTAAGAACTAATCAAGTCATTTTAGAAGGCAAAAACCCACATTTTATATTAAATAAAAATGGCAAATTTCATGTTAAAACACCTAAAATTGAAAAGGAAGAAATAAAAAATGCTTTAGCTATTTTTCCAAATGAAAAAATAATCCCAATCAGTGAAATATTAGCAACTGTCAATCAAATAACTGGCTATTTAGATGCTTTCGAGCATTATCACCCCCATTATAGAAAACAACGACCAGATGAAAATGTTTTTTTTGCTGGAATTATGGCTTATGGTTGCAATTTGGGTGTTGAGACAATGGCAAAAGTAGCACATTCATTGGCTGCTTTAGAACTAGAAAATACAGTTAATTGGTATTTTGATTTAGAGAACATTCAAAAGGCAACTGACAAAATCAACAATTTTATGGATAGTTTAGATTTGGCTAATCAATTCAAAAAACAAAAAGATAAGCTGCTTACTTCTAGTGATGGTCAAAAGATTGAAATGGCTTCAGAGCAAACTATAGATGCTGCTTATTCTTATAAACATACTGGCAAAAGTAAGGGTGTTACTGCCTATTCTTTTATCGACGAGCGATTTATACCATTTTATAGTACAATTATTTCAACTGCTGAACGAGAAGGAATCTATGTAATTGATGGTTTATCGCATAATGAAGTAATTCGTTCTACAACTCACTCAACTGATACACATGGTTATACTGAAGCTGTTTTTGCTTTGAAAGATTTACTCGGTTTTGGTTTTGCTCCTCGAATAGCAAAACTCTACAAACAGAACATTTATGCTTTTGAAAAAAACGAACAATACAGCAATAAAGGATTTCCTATTTTACCAGATGGGTATATCAATATTGAATTGATTGAGGAAAATTGGGACGCTATTCTACGGCTTTTGGTTTCTATCAAATTGAAGTATTGCACGGCTTCACAAATCTTTAAACGACTCAATTCTTATTCTCGTCAACATCCAGTCTATAAAGGATTAAAAGAGTATGGGAAAGTAACAAAAACCATTTTTATCTTGCGTTATATTGATTCGCTAGAATTAAGACAAGCCATTCAAAAACAACTGAATATTATTGAATTGTCTAATCGGCTTTCTTCTGCCATTACTGTTGCCAATGCAGGTGAAATGATATTTTTAAACCATCGAGATCAACTCATTGCTGATGCTTGTAAGAATTTGATCAAAAGTGCAATCACTTGTTGGAATTATTTATACTTGCCTCGGTATATTCAAAAACTCAAGACAGAATCAGAGAAACAAAAATTTATTACAGCATTGAAACAAAGAACTGTGATTACTTGGAGGCATATTTACTTTAATGGTTTATATGATTTTTCAGATGAAAAGCTTGAAGATTCTTTTTCAGTTATTACGCTCTCCAAATTATGA
- a CDS encoding master DNA invertase Mpi family serine-type recombinase: protein MIYAYIRVSSNKQTIENQRFEILKYTDAKKVTIDQWVEETISSRRKLEDRLLATTLNQLQKDDILIVSELSRLGRNLMEVMSILHICMDKDVQVHTIKENYELGNNINSKVLAFAFSLSAEIERQLISQRTKEALARKKSEGKKLGRPKGSLSKRTKLTGKEEEIKLLLEKNISYSAIGRILGVNRLTVKNFVESRGLR from the coding sequence ATGATTTATGCCTATATCCGTGTTAGTTCCAATAAACAGACCATAGAAAATCAACGATTTGAGATTTTAAAATATACTGATGCTAAAAAGGTAACGATAGATCAATGGGTAGAAGAAACCATTAGTAGCCGTCGAAAGCTAGAAGATCGATTACTTGCTACTACGCTAAATCAACTCCAAAAGGATGATATTCTAATTGTCTCTGAATTATCTCGGTTGGGAAGAAATCTGATGGAGGTTATGAGTATTCTTCATATCTGTATGGATAAAGATGTGCAAGTCCATACTATCAAAGAAAACTATGAGCTAGGGAATAATATTAACTCTAAGGTACTTGCCTTTGCATTTTCTTTATCAGCTGAAATAGAACGACAACTTATTTCTCAACGAACCAAAGAAGCACTAGCTCGAAAAAAGAGTGAAGGCAAAAAATTAGGTCGTCCAAAGGGAAGCTTATCAAAACGGACAAAATTAACAGGCAAAGAAGAAGAAATTAAACTCTTGCTGGAGAAAAACATTAGTTACAGTGCTATCGGTAGAATACTTGGTGTAAATCGTTTGACTGTCAAAAATTTTGTAGAAAGCCGTGGACTTCGATAA
- a CDS encoding Tn3 family transposase codes for MPLIKILSDKKRTEYEQVPSFNAEQRKHFFNLPASLKNKVYNFSSISNKVGFRLMFGYFLATKRFYSIDQFCPKDIKYLCNQYGAMPFAFDLESYKSSTYSRHRQLILDHFCFNAYQPKIHNSLISSVIKEQIYSWEVPYLIVRFIVDWLEWRKIECPSYYSLQIILTQSIRNRNRAIRQKFGHLLKEEHRQALDQLSTKIERNGWEEYTLTTLQKLNPSDSPNQIKANTIKLELIQSIFKTIEPILQALNINDNAVRHFGEIVQRSESSHIFRKESTDLYFHLALFCAYQRCVFEDWMARTLISVCKVATNKAIAQEKEKLFQQRKEHRAALKRVMTIAEDSTELLEKVRQLTWMNISAQEKEQKLQQLLPKTLQTTEQPEDLQQIKEQQLSNQDDYYSFLAQQSQALQKRVNPILKKLTFHTTTSDPKLLRAIQYFKDKKGNITQTAPTDFLKIADKQALTSENGKLKAPLYKILLFQKITDAIDRGSLHLKYTYKYQDMNNYLIPKDLWENNSDSFLEKANLMHLKEVKSRINDYKKMLHFHYKNTNTNILAGQNKYFQKSKNNKYRVVTPKIEKLDQDYSLFPDQAVIPLSEVLSTVDTTCNFLQHFQHTQPLYAKKRPDKSLFYAGLTAYGCNIGVHTMAKTTSQLRASQLENTTNWYFSVNSINKANDAITKFIDQLPVADLYRKRQGELRTSSDGQKIKLVSSNTIFAHYSGKYFRKGKGIVAYSFIDERYIPFYSVIIDAPVREATFVLDGLLHNDVIKSTIHTTDTHGYTEAIFGLTDLLGFGFCPNIAKMLRQTIYTFKENTIRSYTDKEYLVLPKAYIQEQLIENNWNEILRIITSLKLKYCTASQVLSRFNSYSKQHPLYAAIKEYGRIVKTLHVLRYTDDLEMRQDSRKLGNAIESSNRFSNAVAFANGGELIFLTRTEQQIANACKNLIKNAIICWNYLYLTRKIQKIQNATQVQQLIQTIKQKTVNSWRHVYFTGTYDFSDEKLADSFSLLHSQNYSLFLN; via the coding sequence ATGCCGCTGATAAAGATTCTTTCAGATAAAAAAAGAACAGAATATGAACAAGTTCCGTCTTTTAATGCAGAACAACGAAAACACTTCTTTAACCTTCCCGCTTCTCTGAAAAACAAAGTCTATAATTTTAGCAGTATCAGCAATAAGGTTGGTTTTAGGCTAATGTTTGGTTATTTCCTCGCTACTAAGCGATTTTATTCTATAGATCAATTTTGCCCCAAGGATATAAAATATCTATGTAATCAATATGGGGCAATGCCTTTTGCATTTGATTTAGAAAGTTATAAGTCAAGTACTTATTCAAGGCATAGACAACTTATTCTAGATCATTTTTGTTTTAACGCCTATCAACCTAAAATTCATAATAGCTTAATAAGTAGCGTCATTAAGGAGCAAATTTATTCCTGGGAAGTTCCTTATTTGATTGTACGGTTTATTGTGGATTGGTTAGAATGGCGAAAGATTGAATGCCCTAGTTATTACAGCTTACAAATTATTTTAACCCAATCCATCCGTAATCGTAATAGAGCGATTAGACAAAAATTTGGTCATTTACTAAAAGAGGAACACAGGCAAGCTCTTGACCAATTATCGACTAAAATAGAAAGGAATGGGTGGGAAGAATACACTTTAACTACTTTGCAAAAATTAAATCCTTCAGATAGCCCTAATCAGATTAAAGCAAACACTATAAAGCTAGAGCTTATTCAAAGTATATTTAAGACTATTGAGCCTATACTGCAAGCACTCAATATCAATGATAATGCTGTTCGTCACTTTGGAGAAATTGTACAACGTTCAGAATCTTCCCATATCTTCCGTAAAGAATCGACAGACCTCTATTTCCATTTAGCTCTTTTCTGTGCTTATCAACGTTGTGTCTTTGAAGATTGGATGGCTCGTACCTTGATTTCTGTTTGTAAAGTAGCAACTAACAAAGCAATAGCCCAAGAAAAAGAAAAGCTTTTTCAACAACGAAAGGAGCATAGAGCCGCTTTAAAACGGGTTATGACTATTGCTGAAGATAGTACTGAACTATTAGAAAAAGTTCGACAGCTTACTTGGATGAATATTTCTGCTCAAGAAAAAGAACAAAAGCTACAACAGTTGCTACCTAAAACACTGCAAACAACAGAACAACCAGAAGATTTGCAACAGATTAAAGAGCAGCAACTATCTAACCAAGATGATTACTATAGCTTTCTAGCACAGCAATCTCAAGCTTTACAAAAGCGAGTCAATCCTATCTTAAAAAAATTAACTTTCCATACTACAACCTCTGACCCAAAACTACTTCGAGCTATTCAATACTTCAAAGATAAAAAAGGGAATATCACTCAAACAGCTCCAACTGACTTTTTAAAAATAGCAGATAAACAAGCTTTAACTAGTGAAAATGGAAAGTTGAAAGCTCCACTTTATAAAATATTATTGTTTCAGAAAATAACAGATGCTATTGATCGAGGAAGTCTACACTTAAAATATACCTATAAATATCAGGATATGAATAACTATCTTATACCAAAAGATCTTTGGGAAAATAACAGCGATAGTTTCTTAGAAAAAGCAAACTTAATGCATCTAAAAGAGGTTAAAAGTCGAATTAATGACTATAAGAAGATGCTGCATTTCCATTACAAAAATACGAATACAAACATCTTAGCTGGTCAGAATAAATACTTTCAGAAAAGCAAAAATAATAAATATAGAGTAGTAACTCCTAAGATTGAAAAACTGGACCAAGATTATTCTTTATTTCCAGATCAAGCAGTGATTCCTCTCAGCGAAGTACTATCAACAGTAGATACAACTTGTAATTTTTTACAGCACTTTCAACATACACAACCATTGTATGCCAAGAAAAGACCTGATAAATCTCTGTTTTATGCTGGTTTGACTGCTTATGGATGTAACATTGGTGTGCATACAATGGCAAAAACGACCTCTCAACTCAGAGCTAGTCAATTAGAAAATACAACAAACTGGTATTTTTCAGTTAATAGCATCAATAAAGCTAATGATGCCATTACAAAATTTATAGATCAACTGCCTGTTGCCGATTTATATCGTAAAAGACAAGGTGAATTAAGGACTTCATCTGATGGACAGAAGATAAAGCTTGTTTCAAGCAATACTATCTTTGCTCACTATTCAGGAAAATACTTTAGAAAAGGTAAAGGAATTGTTGCCTACAGCTTTATAGATGAACGTTATATCCCATTTTATTCGGTTATTATCGATGCACCTGTTAGAGAAGCTACTTTTGTGCTAGATGGACTACTCCATAATGATGTTATTAAATCCACCATTCATACCACTGATACCCATGGCTATACAGAAGCAATATTTGGACTGACAGATTTGTTAGGGTTTGGTTTTTGTCCTAATATTGCAAAAATGTTACGTCAGACAATTTACACCTTTAAAGAAAATACCATTCGATCCTATACGGATAAAGAATACTTGGTACTTCCTAAAGCCTATATTCAAGAACAATTAATTGAAAACAACTGGAATGAAATACTGAGAATAATTACTTCCTTAAAATTAAAATATTGTACTGCATCTCAAGTCCTTAGTCGTTTTAACTCTTACTCTAAACAACATCCCTTGTATGCCGCTATAAAAGAATATGGTAGAATCGTTAAAACACTTCATGTTTTAAGGTATACAGACGACCTAGAGATGAGACAGGATAGTAGAAAACTTGGAAATGCCATTGAATCTAGTAATCGTTTCTCTAATGCCGTTGCTTTTGCTAATGGCGGAGAACTAATTTTCTTAACTAGAACCGAGCAGCAAATCGCCAATGCCTGTAAGAACCTTATTAAAAATGCCATTATCTGTTGGAATTACCTTTATCTCACTCGAAAAATTCAAAAAATTCAAAATGCTACACAAGTCCAGCAGCTCATTCAAACAATAAAACAGAAGACTGTTAATTCTTGGAGACATGTTTATTTTACAGGAACTTATGATTTCTCTGATGAAAAACTAGCCGATTCTTTTAGTCTACTTCATTCCCAAAATTACAGTCTTTTTTTGAATTAA
- a CDS encoding AbrB/MazE/SpoVT family DNA-binding domain-containing protein has protein sequence MNTLGTVSKWGQSLGIRIPKHLAQKMRIQEGEKVEMTFQNGGITIKPAMTIDWLMEGIERNNRHELILDDIILGEEKWWK, from the coding sequence ATGAATACTCTTGGAACGGTCAGCAAATGGGGGCAAAGCCTTGGCATTAGGATACCAAAACATCTTGCTCAGAAGATGCGTATCCAAGAAGGTGAAAAAGTGGAAATGACCTTTCAGAATGGGGGCATAACAATAAAACCTGCTATGACAATAGATTGGCTCATGGAGGGGATAGAGAGGAATAATCGTCATGAATTAATATTGGACGATATTATTTTAGGCGAAGAAAAATGGTGGAAATAG
- a CDS encoding type II toxin-antitoxin system PemK/MazF family toxin, whose amino-acid sequence MVEIDTKVPKRGNIIWLDFNPTKGHEQSGKRPALVLSHQVYNRTGLVVVCPITTKSKGYNTEVLLGENDPVKGVILTNQIHTKDWMVRGIDIVGSVNNDVLAQVMIRVGVLLGI is encoded by the coding sequence ATGGTGGAAATAGACACCAAAGTTCCCAAACGAGGCAATATTATTTGGCTCGACTTCAATCCTACAAAAGGACATGAACAATCTGGAAAACGACCTGCGCTTGTGTTAAGTCATCAGGTTTATAATCGAACTGGTTTGGTGGTTGTTTGTCCGATCACGACCAAATCAAAAGGGTATAATACAGAAGTACTTTTGGGTGAGAATGATCCTGTAAAAGGGGTTATTTTGACGAATCAAATTCATACAAAAGATTGGATGGTTCGAGGAATTGATATTGTTGGTTCTGTAAATAATGATGTACTTGCGCAAGTTATGATACGTGTTGGTGTTTTGTTGGGGATATAG
- a CDS encoding reverse transcriptase family protein — MIQSKRDLIFNYLHSSPKEVEAILLEKKSYYKSFPKTKYDDDGNIRMKNGKKEVRHITHATGKLKILQKNLLKNVFNQIPLLGCIKGGVKGISSIANAREHQGKKYRFQTDIRNFFPSISANQSFEALKKKGFSKQTASLITQLVTYEEALTQGNPTSTFIANLVFENVDKQLLHLIYGHNITYTRWVDDLTFSSSHPLQFVVSDIIQIIFRNGFKPHRKKTECHNKRSKITGISVGNNSMRPKDSFLQVDETNLNENQIQGRKQYKERVLGITPAKK, encoded by the coding sequence ATGATACAGTCTAAAAGAGATTTGATTTTCAACTATTTGCACTCTTCTCCCAAAGAAGTTGAAGCTATACTTTTAGAGAAGAAAAGTTACTACAAATCGTTTCCAAAAACAAAATACGATGATGATGGAAACATCCGCATGAAAAATGGCAAAAAAGAAGTACGGCATATTACCCATGCAACAGGGAAACTAAAAATACTCCAAAAAAATTTACTAAAAAACGTTTTCAATCAAATTCCTCTTCTTGGTTGTATAAAAGGCGGTGTAAAGGGTATAAGTAGTATAGCCAATGCTCGTGAACACCAAGGAAAAAAATATAGATTCCAAACAGACATCAGAAACTTCTTCCCCAGTATATCTGCAAACCAATCCTTTGAAGCACTCAAAAAAAAAGGATTTTCTAAGCAAACAGCCAGTCTTATCACTCAACTTGTGACCTATGAAGAAGCTCTCACACAAGGGAATCCGACCAGTACATTTATCGCAAATCTAGTATTTGAAAATGTAGATAAACAACTTCTTCACCTTATTTATGGACACAATATAACGTATACTCGTTGGGTCGATGATTTGACCTTTTCCTCCTCCCATCCCTTACAATTTGTAGTTTCAGATATTATCCAAATAATTTTTAGGAATGGCTTTAAACCCCATAGAAAAAAAACTGAATGCCACAATAAACGCTCAAAAATTACGGGGATTTCTGTAGGGAATAATTCAATGAGACCCAAAGATTCATTTCTCCAAGTAGATGAAACGAATTTAAATGAAAATCAAATTCAAGGGCGAAAGCAATATAAAGAGAGAGTATTGGGAATCACCCCTGCCAAAAAATAA
- a CDS encoding helix-turn-helix domain-containing protein: MELGKVIKQIRKQKRIPQGILAEQCGVSQTYLSQIENEKKEPTITVLKNIAQYLDTPLPIMFFLAIDEGDVKEEKKTQFNEFEPVIKGIIDKIFVNDTV; the protein is encoded by the coding sequence ATGGAATTAGGAAAAGTCATAAAACAGATCCGAAAGCAAAAAAGAATCCCACAAGGGATTCTTGCAGAGCAGTGTGGAGTCTCCCAAACATATCTATCACAGATAGAAAATGAAAAAAAAGAACCAACAATAACAGTACTCAAAAATATTGCTCAGTACTTAGACACTCCGCTCCCTATCATGTTTTTTCTTGCTATTGATGAAGGAGATGTGAAAGAAGAAAAGAAAACACAGTTCAATGAATTTGAACCTGTCATAAAAGGTATCATTGATAAAATATTCGTCAATGATACAGTCTAA
- a CDS encoding recombinase family protein, which produces MATIAYLRVSTIDQDIEKNKADILHLANDKNMGKVEFVEEKISGTIPWRKRKIAPIIEQLQKGDNLIVSELSRIGRSMLEIMEVLNIAVEKGINIYAIKGNWQLDNSIQSKIMAMVFAMASEIERDLISKRTKEALQARKAAGKKLGRPKGSGKSKLDKFRPEIEALLGNGSTQKFIAERYGTTPNNLSVWLKKHNVQKP; this is translated from the coding sequence ATGGCAACGATTGCATACCTCCGAGTTAGTACCATTGACCAAGACATTGAAAAGAACAAAGCCGATATTTTGCATCTAGCAAATGACAAGAATATGGGGAAGGTGGAATTTGTAGAAGAAAAAATTTCTGGAACAATCCCCTGGAGAAAACGAAAAATTGCTCCAATTATTGAGCAACTCCAAAAAGGCGATAATTTGATTGTTTCCGAATTATCCAGAATTGGGCGAAGTATGCTTGAAATTATGGAGGTTCTCAATATTGCAGTTGAGAAAGGGATAAATATTTATGCGATCAAAGGAAATTGGCAGCTAGATAATTCTATACAAAGTAAGATTATGGCGATGGTTTTTGCCATGGCTTCGGAAATTGAACGAGACTTAATTTCCAAACGAACCAAGGAAGCTTTGCAAGCTCGGAAGGCTGCTGGGAAAAAACTTGGTAGACCCAAGGGATCAGGAAAAAGCAAACTTGATAAATTCAGACCAGAAATAGAAGCGTTACTTGGGAATGGATCGACTCAAAAATTCATTGCAGAGCGATATGGAACAACACCAAATAATCTTTCTGTTTGGTTGAAGAAGCATAATGTTCAAAAGCCTTGA